A genomic window from Anthonomus grandis grandis chromosome 2, icAntGran1.3, whole genome shotgun sequence includes:
- the LOC126749595 gene encoding proline-rich protein 36-like isoform X9, with protein MGLPRRWSFVLVQVISLYSLCIFNFVDTKAAVVSETPHLLQVPRQQHVVDASPDAVSPAPNAPLSVNPNTDDVTPAANPVGDIPASSAVNPKEMPHLLQVRRQQHVASANPDDVSPAPSALSSGNANPNDDLPAPSGPPLGNPNPADAIPNLAASSGTNPKELPHLLQVPRQQHVAGTNPDDVSLASSGSPLGNPNPAVLPHLLQVPRQQHVAGTNPYDATPNLAASSGTNLKELPHLLQVPRQQHVAGTNLDDVSLAPSGPPLGNPNPADATTNLAASSGTNPKELPHQLQVPRQQHVAGTNADDVALAPRGPLLGNSNPADATPNLAASSGTNPKELSHLLQVPRQQHVAGTSPDEGSSAPNAPLLGNANPGDDLPVSSGPPLGNPNPSDSTPNLVASSGTNPEELPHLLQVPRQQHVADVSLAPSALPSGNPNPNEGSFASSAPLLGNANPGDDLPAPSGPPLGNPNLADAPLAPSGSPLESANLADAPPSPNAPLLGNPNPAGDQNSVALENIKQMSQQLHVRRHHHVAGPTLSDASPGPSAPSLGNSNLSGDDNSVALQNIKDSLQALTEDIHSLRRFTQKAILKVLSLSKTGFIILTKMLKSGS; from the exons ATGGGGCTACCTAGAAGATGGTCGTTCGTGTTAGTGCAAGTTATTTCTTTGTACAGTCTTtgcattttcaattttgttgatACTAAAGCAGCAGTTGTGAGTG aaacgCCTCACCTACTCCAAGTACCTCGCCAGCAGCACGTAGTAGATGCTAGCCCAGACG ctGTTTCACCTGCTCCTAATGCTCCTCTATCAGTAAATCCTAACACGGACG atgtcaCACCTGCAGCAAATCCTGTAG GTGACATACCTGCCTCATCTGCAGTAAATCCTAAAG AGATGCCTCACCTACTCCAAGTACGTCGCCAGCAGCACGTAGCAAGTGCTAACCCGGACG acGTTTCTCCTGCTCCGAGTGCTCTCTCATCTGGAAATGCTAACCCGAATG atGACCTACCTGCTCCGAGTGGTCCTCCATTAGGAAACCCAAATCCGGCAG atgCCATACCTAATCTGGCCGCCTCATCTGGAACAAATCCTAAAG AGTTGCCGCATCTACTCCAAGTACCACGACAGCAGCACGTAGCAGGTACTAACCCGGATG ATGTTTCACTTGCTTCGAGTGGTTCTCCATTAGGAAACCCAAATCCGGCAG tgttgccgCATCTACTCCAAGTACCACGCCAGCAGCACGTAGCAGGTACTAATCCGTATG ATGCCACACCTAATCTGGCCGCCTCATCTGGAACAAATCTTAAAG aGTTGCCGCATCTACTCCAAGTACCACGACAGCAGCACGTAGCAGGTACTAACCTGGATG ATGTTTCACTTGCTCCGAGTGGTCCTCCATTAGGAAACCCAAATCCGGCAG ATGCCACAACTAATCTGGCCGCTTCATCTGGAACAAATCCTAAAG aGTTGCCGCACCAACTCCAAGTACCACGCCAGCAGCACGTAGCAGGTACTAACGCGGATG ATGTTGCACTTGCTCCGAGGGGTCCTTTATTAGGAAACTCAAATCCGGCAG atgccACACCTAATCTGGCCGCTTCATCTGGAACAAATCCTAAAG aGTTGTCGCACCTACTCCAAGTACCACGCCAGCAGCACGTAGCAGGTACTAGCCCGGATG AGGGTTCATCCGCTCCAAATGCTCCTTTATTAGGAAATGCTAACCCAGGCG ATGATCTACCTGTTTCAAGTGGTCCTCCATTAGGAAACCCAAATCCGTCAG ATTCCACACCTAATCTGGTAGCCTCATCTGGAACAAATCCTGAAG agttgCCGCATCTACTCCAAGTACCACGCCAGCAGCACGTAGCAG atGTTTCACTTGCCCCGAGTGCTCTTCCATCTGGAAATCCTAACCCGAATG AGGGTTCATTCGCTTCAAGTGCTCCTTTATTAGGAAATGCTAACCCAGGCG atgaTCTACCTGCTCCGAGTGGTCCTCCATTAGGAAATCCTAATCTGGCCG atgctCCATTAGCTCCAAGTGGATCTCCATTAGAAAGTGCTAACCTGGCCG atGCTCCACCTTCTCCAAATGCTCCTTTATTGGGAAATCCTAACCCAGCTG gcgACCAGAACTCAGTGGCATTAGAAAATATCAAAC aGATGTCCCAGCAACTCCATGTTCGTCGTCATCATCACGTGGCTGGTCCCACCCTTAGCG atgcTTCACCTGGTCCAAGTGCTCCTTCATTAGGAAATTCGAACCTGAGTG gcgACGACAACTCTGTGGCTTTACAAAATATCAAAG
- the LOC126749595 gene encoding proline-rich protein 36-like isoform X4: protein MGLPRRWSFVLVQVISLYSLCIFNFVDTKAAVVSETPHLLQVPRQQHVVDASPDAVSPAPNAPLSVNPNTDDVTPAANPVGDIPASSAVNPKEMPHLLQVRRQQHVASANPDDVSPAPSALSSGNANPNDDLPAPSGPPLGNPNPADAIPNLAASSGTNPKELPHLLQVPRQQHVAGTNPDDVSLASSGSPLGNPNPAGAIPNLAASSGTNPKVLPHLLQVPRQQHVADATPNLAASSGTNLKELPHLLQVPRQQHVAGTNLDDVSLAPSGPPLGNPNPADATTNLAASSGTNPKELPHQLQVPRQQHVAGTNADDVALAPRGPLLGNSNPADATPNLAASSGTNPKELSHLLQVPRQQHVAGTSPDEGSSAPNAPLLGNANPGDDLPVSSGPPLGNPNPSDSTPNLVASSGTNPEELPHLLQVPRQQHVADVSLAPSALPSGNPNPNEGSFASSAPLLGNANPGDDLPAPSGPPLGNPNLADAPLAPSGSPLESANLADAPPSPNAPLLGNPNPAGDQNSVALENIKQMSQQLHVRRHHHVAGPTLSDASPGPSAPSLGNSNLSGDDNSVALQNIKDSLQALTEDIHSLRRFTQKAILKVLSLSKTGFIILTKMLKSGS, encoded by the exons ATGGGGCTACCTAGAAGATGGTCGTTCGTGTTAGTGCAAGTTATTTCTTTGTACAGTCTTtgcattttcaattttgttgatACTAAAGCAGCAGTTGTGAGTG aaacgCCTCACCTACTCCAAGTACCTCGCCAGCAGCACGTAGTAGATGCTAGCCCAGACG ctGTTTCACCTGCTCCTAATGCTCCTCTATCAGTAAATCCTAACACGGACG atgtcaCACCTGCAGCAAATCCTGTAG GTGACATACCTGCCTCATCTGCAGTAAATCCTAAAG AGATGCCTCACCTACTCCAAGTACGTCGCCAGCAGCACGTAGCAAGTGCTAACCCGGACG acGTTTCTCCTGCTCCGAGTGCTCTCTCATCTGGAAATGCTAACCCGAATG atGACCTACCTGCTCCGAGTGGTCCTCCATTAGGAAACCCAAATCCGGCAG atgCCATACCTAATCTGGCCGCCTCATCTGGAACAAATCCTAAAG AGTTGCCGCATCTACTCCAAGTACCACGACAGCAGCACGTAGCAGGTACTAACCCGGATG ATGTTTCACTTGCTTCGAGTGGTTCTCCATTAGGAAACCCAAATCCGGCAG gtgcCATACCTAATCTGGCCGCCTCATCTGGAACAAATCCTAAAG tgttgccgCATCTACTCCAAGTACCACGCCAGCAGCACGTAGCAG ATGCCACACCTAATCTGGCCGCCTCATCTGGAACAAATCTTAAAG aGTTGCCGCATCTACTCCAAGTACCACGACAGCAGCACGTAGCAGGTACTAACCTGGATG ATGTTTCACTTGCTCCGAGTGGTCCTCCATTAGGAAACCCAAATCCGGCAG ATGCCACAACTAATCTGGCCGCTTCATCTGGAACAAATCCTAAAG aGTTGCCGCACCAACTCCAAGTACCACGCCAGCAGCACGTAGCAGGTACTAACGCGGATG ATGTTGCACTTGCTCCGAGGGGTCCTTTATTAGGAAACTCAAATCCGGCAG atgccACACCTAATCTGGCCGCTTCATCTGGAACAAATCCTAAAG aGTTGTCGCACCTACTCCAAGTACCACGCCAGCAGCACGTAGCAGGTACTAGCCCGGATG AGGGTTCATCCGCTCCAAATGCTCCTTTATTAGGAAATGCTAACCCAGGCG ATGATCTACCTGTTTCAAGTGGTCCTCCATTAGGAAACCCAAATCCGTCAG ATTCCACACCTAATCTGGTAGCCTCATCTGGAACAAATCCTGAAG agttgCCGCATCTACTCCAAGTACCACGCCAGCAGCACGTAGCAG atGTTTCACTTGCCCCGAGTGCTCTTCCATCTGGAAATCCTAACCCGAATG AGGGTTCATTCGCTTCAAGTGCTCCTTTATTAGGAAATGCTAACCCAGGCG atgaTCTACCTGCTCCGAGTGGTCCTCCATTAGGAAATCCTAATCTGGCCG atgctCCATTAGCTCCAAGTGGATCTCCATTAGAAAGTGCTAACCTGGCCG atGCTCCACCTTCTCCAAATGCTCCTTTATTGGGAAATCCTAACCCAGCTG gcgACCAGAACTCAGTGGCATTAGAAAATATCAAAC aGATGTCCCAGCAACTCCATGTTCGTCGTCATCATCACGTGGCTGGTCCCACCCTTAGCG atgcTTCACCTGGTCCAAGTGCTCCTTCATTAGGAAATTCGAACCTGAGTG gcgACGACAACTCTGTGGCTTTACAAAATATCAAAG
- the LOC126749595 gene encoding uncharacterized protein LOC126749595 isoform X46 has product MGLPRRWSFVLVQVISLYSLCIFNFVDTKAAVVSETPHLLQVPRQQHVVDASPDAVSPAPNAPLSVNPNTDDVTPAANPVGDIPASSAVNPKEMPHLLQVRRQQHVASANPDDVSPAPSALSSGNANPNDDLPAPSGPPLGNPNPADAIPNLAASSGTNPKELPHLLQVPRQQHVAGTNPDDVSLASSGSPLGNPNPAGAIPNLAASSGTNPKVLPHLLQVPRQQHVAGTNPYDVSLAPSGPPLGNPNPAELSHLLQVPRQQHVAGTSPDEGSSAPNAPLLGNANPGDDLPVSSGPPLGNPNPSDSTPNLVASSGTNPEELPHLLQVPRQQHVADVSLAPSALPSGNPNPNEGSFASSAPLLGNANPGDDLPAPSGPPLGNPNLADAPLAPSGSPLESANLADAPPSPNAPLLGNPNPAGDQNSVALENIKQMSQQLHVRRHHHVAGPTLSDASPGPSAPSLGNSNLSGDDNSVALQNIKDSLQALTEDIHSLRRFTQKAILKVLSLSKTGFIILTKMLKSGS; this is encoded by the exons ATGGGGCTACCTAGAAGATGGTCGTTCGTGTTAGTGCAAGTTATTTCTTTGTACAGTCTTtgcattttcaattttgttgatACTAAAGCAGCAGTTGTGAGTG aaacgCCTCACCTACTCCAAGTACCTCGCCAGCAGCACGTAGTAGATGCTAGCCCAGACG ctGTTTCACCTGCTCCTAATGCTCCTCTATCAGTAAATCCTAACACGGACG atgtcaCACCTGCAGCAAATCCTGTAG GTGACATACCTGCCTCATCTGCAGTAAATCCTAAAG AGATGCCTCACCTACTCCAAGTACGTCGCCAGCAGCACGTAGCAAGTGCTAACCCGGACG acGTTTCTCCTGCTCCGAGTGCTCTCTCATCTGGAAATGCTAACCCGAATG atGACCTACCTGCTCCGAGTGGTCCTCCATTAGGAAACCCAAATCCGGCAG atgCCATACCTAATCTGGCCGCCTCATCTGGAACAAATCCTAAAG AGTTGCCGCATCTACTCCAAGTACCACGACAGCAGCACGTAGCAGGTACTAACCCGGATG ATGTTTCACTTGCTTCGAGTGGTTCTCCATTAGGAAACCCAAATCCGGCAG gtgcCATACCTAATCTGGCCGCCTCATCTGGAACAAATCCTAAAG tgttgccgCATCTACTCCAAGTACCACGCCAGCAGCACGTAGCAGGTACTAATCCGTATG ATGTTTCACTTGCTCCGAGTGGTCCTCCATTAGGAAACCCAAATCCGGCAG aGTTGTCGCACCTACTCCAAGTACCACGCCAGCAGCACGTAGCAGGTACTAGCCCGGATG AGGGTTCATCCGCTCCAAATGCTCCTTTATTAGGAAATGCTAACCCAGGCG ATGATCTACCTGTTTCAAGTGGTCCTCCATTAGGAAACCCAAATCCGTCAG ATTCCACACCTAATCTGGTAGCCTCATCTGGAACAAATCCTGAAG agttgCCGCATCTACTCCAAGTACCACGCCAGCAGCACGTAGCAG atGTTTCACTTGCCCCGAGTGCTCTTCCATCTGGAAATCCTAACCCGAATG AGGGTTCATTCGCTTCAAGTGCTCCTTTATTAGGAAATGCTAACCCAGGCG atgaTCTACCTGCTCCGAGTGGTCCTCCATTAGGAAATCCTAATCTGGCCG atgctCCATTAGCTCCAAGTGGATCTCCATTAGAAAGTGCTAACCTGGCCG atGCTCCACCTTCTCCAAATGCTCCTTTATTGGGAAATCCTAACCCAGCTG gcgACCAGAACTCAGTGGCATTAGAAAATATCAAAC aGATGTCCCAGCAACTCCATGTTCGTCGTCATCATCACGTGGCTGGTCCCACCCTTAGCG atgcTTCACCTGGTCCAAGTGCTCCTTCATTAGGAAATTCGAACCTGAGTG gcgACGACAACTCTGTGGCTTTACAAAATATCAAAG
- the LOC126749595 gene encoding uncharacterized protein LOC126749595 isoform X29, which produces MGLPRRWSFVLVQVISLYSLCIFNFVDTKAAVVSETPHLLQVPRQQHVVDASPDAVSPAPNAPLSVNPNTDDVTPAANPVGDIPASSAVNPKEMPHLLQVRRQQHVASANPDDVSPAPSALSSGNANPNDDLPAPSGPPLGNPNPADAIPNLAASSGTNPKELPHLLQVPRQQHVAGTNPDDVSLASSGSPLGNPNPAGAIPNLAASSGTNPKVLPHLLQVPRQQHVAGTNPYDATPNLAASSGTNLKELPHLLQVPRQQHVAGTNLDDVSLAPSGPPLGNPNPADATPNLAASSGTNPKELSHLLQVPRQQHVAGTSPDGNANPGDDLPVSSGPPLGNPNPSDSTPNLVASSGTNPEELPHLLQVPRQQHVADVSLAPSALPSGNPNPNEGSFASSAPLLGNANPGDDLPAPSGPPLGNPNLADAPLAPSGSPLESANLADAPPSPNAPLLGNPNPAGDQNSVALENIKQMSQQLHVRRHHHVAGPTLSDASPGPSAPSLGNSNLSGDDNSVALQNIKDSLQALTEDIHSLRRFTQKAILKVLSLSKTGFIILTKMLKSGS; this is translated from the exons ATGGGGCTACCTAGAAGATGGTCGTTCGTGTTAGTGCAAGTTATTTCTTTGTACAGTCTTtgcattttcaattttgttgatACTAAAGCAGCAGTTGTGAGTG aaacgCCTCACCTACTCCAAGTACCTCGCCAGCAGCACGTAGTAGATGCTAGCCCAGACG ctGTTTCACCTGCTCCTAATGCTCCTCTATCAGTAAATCCTAACACGGACG atgtcaCACCTGCAGCAAATCCTGTAG GTGACATACCTGCCTCATCTGCAGTAAATCCTAAAG AGATGCCTCACCTACTCCAAGTACGTCGCCAGCAGCACGTAGCAAGTGCTAACCCGGACG acGTTTCTCCTGCTCCGAGTGCTCTCTCATCTGGAAATGCTAACCCGAATG atGACCTACCTGCTCCGAGTGGTCCTCCATTAGGAAACCCAAATCCGGCAG atgCCATACCTAATCTGGCCGCCTCATCTGGAACAAATCCTAAAG AGTTGCCGCATCTACTCCAAGTACCACGACAGCAGCACGTAGCAGGTACTAACCCGGATG ATGTTTCACTTGCTTCGAGTGGTTCTCCATTAGGAAACCCAAATCCGGCAG gtgcCATACCTAATCTGGCCGCCTCATCTGGAACAAATCCTAAAG tgttgccgCATCTACTCCAAGTACCACGCCAGCAGCACGTAGCAGGTACTAATCCGTATG ATGCCACACCTAATCTGGCCGCCTCATCTGGAACAAATCTTAAAG aGTTGCCGCATCTACTCCAAGTACCACGACAGCAGCACGTAGCAGGTACTAACCTGGATG ATGTTTCACTTGCTCCGAGTGGTCCTCCATTAGGAAACCCAAATCCGGCAG atgccACACCTAATCTGGCCGCTTCATCTGGAACAAATCCTAAAG aGTTGTCGCACCTACTCCAAGTACCACGCCAGCAGCACGTAGCAGGTACTAGCCCGGATG GAAATGCTAACCCAGGCG ATGATCTACCTGTTTCAAGTGGTCCTCCATTAGGAAACCCAAATCCGTCAG ATTCCACACCTAATCTGGTAGCCTCATCTGGAACAAATCCTGAAG agttgCCGCATCTACTCCAAGTACCACGCCAGCAGCACGTAGCAG atGTTTCACTTGCCCCGAGTGCTCTTCCATCTGGAAATCCTAACCCGAATG AGGGTTCATTCGCTTCAAGTGCTCCTTTATTAGGAAATGCTAACCCAGGCG atgaTCTACCTGCTCCGAGTGGTCCTCCATTAGGAAATCCTAATCTGGCCG atgctCCATTAGCTCCAAGTGGATCTCCATTAGAAAGTGCTAACCTGGCCG atGCTCCACCTTCTCCAAATGCTCCTTTATTGGGAAATCCTAACCCAGCTG gcgACCAGAACTCAGTGGCATTAGAAAATATCAAAC aGATGTCCCAGCAACTCCATGTTCGTCGTCATCATCACGTGGCTGGTCCCACCCTTAGCG atgcTTCACCTGGTCCAAGTGCTCCTTCATTAGGAAATTCGAACCTGAGTG gcgACGACAACTCTGTGGCTTTACAAAATATCAAAG
- the LOC126749595 gene encoding proline-rich protein 36-like isoform X6, which yields MGLPRRWSFVLVQVISLYSLCIFNFVDTKAAVVSETPHLLQVPRQQHVVDASPDAVSPAPNAPLSVNPNTDGDIPASSAVNPKEMPHLLQVRRQQHVASANPDDVSPAPSALSSGNANPNDDLPAPSGPPLGNPNPADAIPNLAASSGTNPKELPHLLQVPRQQHVAGTNPDDVSLASSGSPLGNPNPAGAIPNLAASSGTNPKVLPHLLQVPRQQHVAGTNPYDATPNLAASSGTNLKELPHLLQVPRQQHVAGTNLDDVSLAPSGPPLGNPNPADATTNLAASSGTNPKELPHQLQVPRQQHVAGTNADDVALAPRGPLLGNSNPADATPNLAASSGTNPKELSHLLQVPRQQHVAGTSPDEGSSAPNAPLLGNANPGDDLPVSSGPPLGNPNPSDSTPNLVASSGTNPEELPHLLQVPRQQHVADVSLAPSALPSGNPNPNEGSFASSAPLLGNANPGDDLPAPSGPPLGNPNLADAPLAPSGSPLESANLADAPPSPNAPLLGNPNPAGDQNSVALENIKQMSQQLHVRRHHHVAGPTLSDASPGPSAPSLGNSNLSGDDNSVALQNIKDSLQALTEDIHSLRRFTQKAILKVLSLSKTGFIILTKMLKSGS from the exons ATGGGGCTACCTAGAAGATGGTCGTTCGTGTTAGTGCAAGTTATTTCTTTGTACAGTCTTtgcattttcaattttgttgatACTAAAGCAGCAGTTGTGAGTG aaacgCCTCACCTACTCCAAGTACCTCGCCAGCAGCACGTAGTAGATGCTAGCCCAGACG ctGTTTCACCTGCTCCTAATGCTCCTCTATCAGTAAATCCTAACACGGACG GTGACATACCTGCCTCATCTGCAGTAAATCCTAAAG AGATGCCTCACCTACTCCAAGTACGTCGCCAGCAGCACGTAGCAAGTGCTAACCCGGACG acGTTTCTCCTGCTCCGAGTGCTCTCTCATCTGGAAATGCTAACCCGAATG atGACCTACCTGCTCCGAGTGGTCCTCCATTAGGAAACCCAAATCCGGCAG atgCCATACCTAATCTGGCCGCCTCATCTGGAACAAATCCTAAAG AGTTGCCGCATCTACTCCAAGTACCACGACAGCAGCACGTAGCAGGTACTAACCCGGATG ATGTTTCACTTGCTTCGAGTGGTTCTCCATTAGGAAACCCAAATCCGGCAG gtgcCATACCTAATCTGGCCGCCTCATCTGGAACAAATCCTAAAG tgttgccgCATCTACTCCAAGTACCACGCCAGCAGCACGTAGCAGGTACTAATCCGTATG ATGCCACACCTAATCTGGCCGCCTCATCTGGAACAAATCTTAAAG aGTTGCCGCATCTACTCCAAGTACCACGACAGCAGCACGTAGCAGGTACTAACCTGGATG ATGTTTCACTTGCTCCGAGTGGTCCTCCATTAGGAAACCCAAATCCGGCAG ATGCCACAACTAATCTGGCCGCTTCATCTGGAACAAATCCTAAAG aGTTGCCGCACCAACTCCAAGTACCACGCCAGCAGCACGTAGCAGGTACTAACGCGGATG ATGTTGCACTTGCTCCGAGGGGTCCTTTATTAGGAAACTCAAATCCGGCAG atgccACACCTAATCTGGCCGCTTCATCTGGAACAAATCCTAAAG aGTTGTCGCACCTACTCCAAGTACCACGCCAGCAGCACGTAGCAGGTACTAGCCCGGATG AGGGTTCATCCGCTCCAAATGCTCCTTTATTAGGAAATGCTAACCCAGGCG ATGATCTACCTGTTTCAAGTGGTCCTCCATTAGGAAACCCAAATCCGTCAG ATTCCACACCTAATCTGGTAGCCTCATCTGGAACAAATCCTGAAG agttgCCGCATCTACTCCAAGTACCACGCCAGCAGCACGTAGCAG atGTTTCACTTGCCCCGAGTGCTCTTCCATCTGGAAATCCTAACCCGAATG AGGGTTCATTCGCTTCAAGTGCTCCTTTATTAGGAAATGCTAACCCAGGCG atgaTCTACCTGCTCCGAGTGGTCCTCCATTAGGAAATCCTAATCTGGCCG atgctCCATTAGCTCCAAGTGGATCTCCATTAGAAAGTGCTAACCTGGCCG atGCTCCACCTTCTCCAAATGCTCCTTTATTGGGAAATCCTAACCCAGCTG gcgACCAGAACTCAGTGGCATTAGAAAATATCAAAC aGATGTCCCAGCAACTCCATGTTCGTCGTCATCATCACGTGGCTGGTCCCACCCTTAGCG atgcTTCACCTGGTCCAAGTGCTCCTTCATTAGGAAATTCGAACCTGAGTG gcgACGACAACTCTGTGGCTTTACAAAATATCAAAG
- the LOC126749595 gene encoding uncharacterized protein LOC126749595 isoform X28: protein MGLPRRWSFVLVQVISLYSLCIFNFVDTKAAVVSETPHLLQVPRQQHVVDASPDAVSPAPNAPLSVNPNTDDVTPAANPVGDIPASSAVNPKEMPHLLQVRRQQHVASANPDDVSPAPSALSSGNANPNDDLPAPSGPPLGNPNPADAIPNLAASSGTNPKVLPHLLQVPRQQHVADATPNLAASSGTNLKELPHLLQVPRQQHVAGTNLDDVSLAPSGPPLGNPNPADATTNLAASSGTNPKELPHQLQVPRQQHVAGTNADDVALAPRGPLLGNSNPADATPNLAASSGTNPKELSHLLQVPRQQHVAGTSPDEGSSAPNAPLLGNANPGDDLPVSSGPPLGNPNPSDSTPNLVASSGTNPEELPHLLQVPRQQHVADVSLAPSALPSGNPNPNEGSFASSAPLLGNANPGDDLPAPSGPPLGNPNLADAPLAPSGSPLESANLADAPPSPNAPLLGNPNPAGDQNSVALENIKQMSQQLHVRRHHHVAGPTLSDASPGPSAPSLGNSNLSGDDNSVALQNIKDSLQALTEDIHSLRRFTQKAILKVLSLSKTGFIILTKMLKSGS, encoded by the exons ATGGGGCTACCTAGAAGATGGTCGTTCGTGTTAGTGCAAGTTATTTCTTTGTACAGTCTTtgcattttcaattttgttgatACTAAAGCAGCAGTTGTGAGTG aaacgCCTCACCTACTCCAAGTACCTCGCCAGCAGCACGTAGTAGATGCTAGCCCAGACG ctGTTTCACCTGCTCCTAATGCTCCTCTATCAGTAAATCCTAACACGGACG atgtcaCACCTGCAGCAAATCCTGTAG GTGACATACCTGCCTCATCTGCAGTAAATCCTAAAG AGATGCCTCACCTACTCCAAGTACGTCGCCAGCAGCACGTAGCAAGTGCTAACCCGGACG acGTTTCTCCTGCTCCGAGTGCTCTCTCATCTGGAAATGCTAACCCGAATG atGACCTACCTGCTCCGAGTGGTCCTCCATTAGGAAACCCAAATCCGGCAG atgCCATACCTAATCTGGCCGCCTCATCTGGAACAAATCCTAAAG tgttgccgCATCTACTCCAAGTACCACGCCAGCAGCACGTAGCAG ATGCCACACCTAATCTGGCCGCCTCATCTGGAACAAATCTTAAAG aGTTGCCGCATCTACTCCAAGTACCACGACAGCAGCACGTAGCAGGTACTAACCTGGATG ATGTTTCACTTGCTCCGAGTGGTCCTCCATTAGGAAACCCAAATCCGGCAG ATGCCACAACTAATCTGGCCGCTTCATCTGGAACAAATCCTAAAG aGTTGCCGCACCAACTCCAAGTACCACGCCAGCAGCACGTAGCAGGTACTAACGCGGATG ATGTTGCACTTGCTCCGAGGGGTCCTTTATTAGGAAACTCAAATCCGGCAG atgccACACCTAATCTGGCCGCTTCATCTGGAACAAATCCTAAAG aGTTGTCGCACCTACTCCAAGTACCACGCCAGCAGCACGTAGCAGGTACTAGCCCGGATG AGGGTTCATCCGCTCCAAATGCTCCTTTATTAGGAAATGCTAACCCAGGCG ATGATCTACCTGTTTCAAGTGGTCCTCCATTAGGAAACCCAAATCCGTCAG ATTCCACACCTAATCTGGTAGCCTCATCTGGAACAAATCCTGAAG agttgCCGCATCTACTCCAAGTACCACGCCAGCAGCACGTAGCAG atGTTTCACTTGCCCCGAGTGCTCTTCCATCTGGAAATCCTAACCCGAATG AGGGTTCATTCGCTTCAAGTGCTCCTTTATTAGGAAATGCTAACCCAGGCG atgaTCTACCTGCTCCGAGTGGTCCTCCATTAGGAAATCCTAATCTGGCCG atgctCCATTAGCTCCAAGTGGATCTCCATTAGAAAGTGCTAACCTGGCCG atGCTCCACCTTCTCCAAATGCTCCTTTATTGGGAAATCCTAACCCAGCTG gcgACCAGAACTCAGTGGCATTAGAAAATATCAAAC aGATGTCCCAGCAACTCCATGTTCGTCGTCATCATCACGTGGCTGGTCCCACCCTTAGCG atgcTTCACCTGGTCCAAGTGCTCCTTCATTAGGAAATTCGAACCTGAGTG gcgACGACAACTCTGTGGCTTTACAAAATATCAAAG